From the genome of Papaver somniferum cultivar HN1 chromosome 2, ASM357369v1, whole genome shotgun sequence, one region includes:
- the LOC113350933 gene encoding uncharacterized protein LOC113350933 — protein sequence MVEGRRQKYFFSHSFTSHIRRLNRIKHLMVDRVLTDDRTKIKNNIINHFQHLFKEELVTRPPIEDLEFGCISEEESIAVESEISEEEVVDAINDLEAVKAPDPNGYPIIFFKKCWSFLKEDVRITIAEFNTEGKINSLHYATFICLVPKKNHVESVLDLRPSIYKIISKVLATRLRILIPKIISETQFAYVEGRQIHDSILIASELVDSKIKDKTPGIICKIDLEKAFDRISWSYLQEILRKIRFLR from the coding sequence ATGGTTGAAGGAAGGAGACAAAAATACTTCTTTTCCCATAGTTTTACGTCACATATAAGAAGATTAAACAGAATCAAGCATCTGATGGTTGATAGAGTCTTAACTGATGACAGAACCAAAATCAAGAATAATATCATTAACCATTTTCAACATCTTTTCAAAGAAGAATTGGTAACCAGACCACCAATAGAAGACCTCGAATTTGGTTGTATTTCTGAAGAAGAGTCCATTGCGGTTGAGAGCGAAATCTCCGAAGAGGAAGTTGTTGATGCTATTAATGATCTTGAAGCTGTTAAAGCCCCCGACCCTAATGGATATCCAATTATATTCTTTAAGAAGTGTTGGTCTTTCCTTAAAGAGGATGTTAGGATTACCATTGCTGAGTTCAACACCGAAGGTAAAATCAATTCCTTGCATTATGCCACTTTTATTTGTTTAGTGCCCAAGAAGAACCATGTGGAAAGTGTGCTTGATCTTAGGCCCAGTATTTACAAAATCATCTCTAAAGTTCTTGCAACTAGACTTCGTATTTTGATTCCTAAGATCATTTCAGAAACCCAGTTTGCTTATGTTGAGGGAAGACAGATTCATGATAGCATTTTAATTGCCAGTGAACTAGTTGATTCAAAGATCAAAGATAAAACTCCTGGAATTATTTGTAAAATTGATCTCGAAAAAGCATTTGATAGGATCAGTTGGTCGTATTTGCAAGAGATTTTAAGGAAAATTAGGTTTTTAAGATAA
- the LOC113347557 gene encoding 3-ketoacyl-CoA synthase 4-like — protein sequence MSHASMGSRPGIFQDKNPPRKPDTRQQLDWFVLPISEELLFFSTLVMKKLFNNKLKPYVPDFKLVLDHFCIHAGGRAVIDELEKNIQLLPLHLEASRMTLHRFGNPSLSSIWYELAYIDAKGRMKCKAISKRSLGRLR from the exons ATGAGTCATGCTTCTATG GGCTCAAGGCCAGGGATATTTCAAGACAAAAATCCTCCAAGAAA ACCGGACACGCGACAACAACTGGACTGGTTCGTTCTCCCAATCAGTGAAGAGCTTCTGTTTTTCTCAACTTTGGtcatgaaaaagcttttcaataaTAAGCTCAAGCCTTACGTACCTGATTTCAAGCTTGTGTTAGACCACTTCTGCATACATGCCGGTGGAAGAGCCGTTATTGATGAATTGGAGAAGAACATACAATTGCTTCCTTTACATCTGGAGGCTTCTAGAATGACCCTTCACCGGTTTGGGAACCCCTCTTTGAGTTCCATCTGGTATGAGTTGGCTTACATTGACGCCAAAGGAAGGATGAAGTGTAAAGCAATCTCCAAAAGGTCCCTGGGAAGATTGCGTTGA